From the Nitrospira sp. genome, one window contains:
- a CDS encoding DegQ family serine endoprotease has translation MSSHPYRTIGSIVGIGLVSGALIWGGHSLTLSHASNAPSQGVVPAATVQPAPGFTDVAKRVTPAVVNITTVITEHVTDGSPVPDELRERMEEFFGKPFGPRGRRPEAPFDHRTPRKGQGSGVIISSDGYIVTNNHVIAQAREVSVTLPDKREFKGKIVGVDPKSDLAVIKINAGHLPTVTWGDASNLQVGEYVLAVGNPFGLNSTVTLGIVSAVGRGQMGITQYEDFIQTDAAINPGNSGGALVNTKGELVGINTAIFSQTGGYQGVGFAVSTTMVKPIYESLIKSGKVVRGYLGIGLQGLSQDLAASFGLKDAKGALISDVKAGSPADQAGLKQGDVIVSYQGTPVEDGVALQRLVTRTTVGVKVTLNVIRDGNERELTVRVGEQPDESKVAKMQYGGSDDALSGLVVEELDQDRARQLGFHGASGVVVTKVDPDSGAERAGLSVGDVIQEMNRRPIKSVKDFEKVSADLKKGSNVLLLVTRQGSSLFVSVKV, from the coding sequence ATGTCATCGCATCCCTATCGTACGATCGGTTCTATTGTTGGAATCGGGCTGGTGAGCGGGGCCCTAATATGGGGTGGCCACTCACTCACCCTGTCCCATGCATCCAATGCCCCCTCACAGGGCGTCGTACCTGCCGCCACTGTTCAGCCAGCGCCAGGCTTTACAGACGTCGCCAAACGAGTCACTCCGGCGGTCGTGAACATTACGACGGTCATAACGGAGCATGTGACAGATGGCTCACCCGTTCCGGATGAGCTACGAGAACGAATGGAGGAATTCTTCGGGAAACCATTTGGACCTCGTGGGCGTCGACCAGAGGCCCCGTTTGACCATCGAACGCCTCGGAAAGGACAAGGATCCGGTGTGATCATTTCGTCGGATGGCTATATTGTGACGAATAATCATGTGATTGCCCAGGCCCGAGAGGTCAGCGTTACCCTTCCCGATAAACGGGAATTTAAGGGCAAGATTGTCGGAGTGGATCCGAAAAGTGACCTTGCCGTGATCAAGATCAATGCCGGCCATCTTCCGACCGTGACTTGGGGTGATGCGTCAAATCTTCAAGTCGGTGAGTATGTCTTAGCGGTCGGCAACCCCTTTGGGCTCAATTCCACCGTGACGCTTGGGATCGTGAGCGCGGTGGGTCGCGGCCAAATGGGGATCACTCAGTACGAGGATTTTATTCAGACGGACGCCGCCATTAACCCTGGCAACTCGGGCGGTGCGCTGGTGAATACCAAGGGGGAGCTGGTGGGCATCAACACGGCCATCTTTTCACAGACAGGAGGATATCAAGGCGTGGGGTTCGCTGTGTCGACCACGATGGTCAAGCCGATTTATGAGAGCCTGATCAAGTCTGGCAAGGTTGTCAGAGGATATCTGGGGATAGGGCTTCAGGGATTGAGCCAGGATCTGGCCGCGTCATTTGGCCTCAAGGATGCGAAAGGGGCATTGATCAGCGATGTGAAGGCAGGGAGTCCTGCGGATCAGGCCGGCCTCAAGCAGGGGGACGTGATCGTCAGCTATCAAGGGACTCCGGTGGAAGATGGGGTCGCCTTACAACGACTCGTCACCAGGACCACTGTTGGTGTCAAGGTGACACTCAACGTCATTCGTGATGGAAATGAACGTGAGTTGACCGTCAGGGTGGGTGAGCAGCCTGACGAATCTAAGGTCGCGAAGATGCAGTACGGAGGTTCCGACGATGCTCTGTCGGGTCTTGTGGTTGAGGAGTTGGATCAGGACCGGGCAAGACAGCTTGGATTTCATGGAGCGAGTGGCGTGGTGGTGACAAAGGTTGATCCAGACAGCGGCGCCGAGAGGGCCGGTCTTTCTGTGGGTGACGTGATCCAAGAAATGAATCGGCGACCGATCAAGTCAGTCAAAGATTTTGAAAAGGTGTCCGCAGATCTCAAGAAAGGATCCAACGTTCTGCTTCTGGTTACTCGGCAGGGGAGTTCCTTGTTCGTATCCGTCAAAGTGTAA
- the purU gene encoding formyltetrahydrofolate deformylase → MTSRKKDSIVLLIRCKDRKGIVARVSGFIHDFGGNILDSDHHTDEDTNDFLMRMEFATDGLQMPPSDIPAAFDPIAKVYEMHYEVYPSSQRPRVALLVSKQDHCLADLLQRHRRDELHIDIPIIISNHDTCASWAELFNIPYAVYPVTKETKPRQEQQVVALLKEHRIELVVMARYMQILSADFLAQVGCPVINIHHSFLPAFIGANPYRQAYDRGVKIIGATAHYATQDLDEGPIIEQDVIRMGHRDTVEDLVRKGRDLEEVVLARAVRRHIERRVLVYGRKTVVFD, encoded by the coding sequence ATGACGTCACGGAAGAAGGACTCGATCGTGCTCCTGATCCGCTGTAAAGATCGCAAGGGCATCGTTGCACGCGTATCGGGATTCATTCACGATTTCGGCGGCAACATTCTCGACTCCGATCACCACACCGATGAGGATACCAACGATTTTCTCATGCGGATGGAATTTGCCACGGATGGACTTCAGATGCCCCCCAGCGATATTCCAGCCGCCTTTGATCCAATCGCGAAAGTCTATGAAATGCACTATGAGGTGTATCCGTCCAGCCAACGACCTCGTGTCGCCCTTCTGGTCTCGAAACAGGATCATTGTCTGGCCGACCTTCTCCAACGGCACCGTCGAGACGAGCTGCACATCGATATTCCCATCATCATTTCAAACCACGACACATGTGCAAGTTGGGCTGAGCTTTTTAACATCCCCTATGCCGTCTATCCCGTCACGAAGGAAACCAAACCCCGACAGGAACAACAGGTCGTCGCCTTGCTGAAAGAACATCGCATCGAGCTTGTGGTCATGGCGCGCTATATGCAGATTCTCAGCGCGGATTTTCTGGCACAGGTCGGCTGCCCCGTCATCAACATTCACCATTCCTTTCTTCCGGCCTTTATCGGAGCCAACCCCTACCGACAGGCCTACGACCGCGGCGTGAAGATCATTGGAGCGACTGCCCATTACGCAACCCAAGACCTGGATGAAGGGCCTATCATCGAACAAGATGTGATTCGTATGGGACACCGAGATACGGTGGAGGATCTCGTTCGGAAAGGGCGAGATCTTGAGGAAGTCGTGCTGGCAAGAGCGGTTCGTCGTCACATTGAGCGCCGGGTCTTAGTGTACGGGAGAAAAACCGTCGTCTTCGACTAA
- the rimO gene encoding 30S ribosomal protein S12 methylthiotransferase RimO encodes MSQPLITPTRAHSTKTARVNRSATTIGFVNLGCSKNQVDSEIMLGTLVTEGFQLTGDPTQADVVIVNTCGFIEEAKQESINTILEHGHLKKTGRCRVLIAAGCLAQRYQGDLLKELPELDGVVGTGEFGKIADICRDLLAPKKRHKRLWISQPPYLYDELAPRLRLGKQHSAYVKIAEGCNRNCTFCAIPLMRGKQRSRPVESIVAEARQLAAEGVKEINLISQDTMNYGVDLGLRQGLVSLLRELVKVDGLQWIRPFYLYPQQVTDELLDLYAGEDKITKYIDMPLQHINDRMLTRMHRLGNRTTIESLVDRIRTRIPGVTFRTAFIVGFPGETEAAFTELRTYVEQAEFDRVAVFVYSDEDDTPAAELDDKVEQDVMEDRRNMILSAQETIAASKGRARIGSILDVLIDGRSEETEGVLEGRHEGLAPEIDGVVYVDEDSADAGGKTSEPAPGDFCRVEITDAAGFDLVGRIVTTPVH; translated from the coding sequence CTCGGGACATTGGTCACGGAAGGGTTTCAACTCACCGGCGATCCAACACAAGCCGACGTGGTCATCGTCAATACCTGCGGTTTCATCGAAGAGGCCAAACAAGAATCGATCAACACGATTCTCGAACATGGGCACCTTAAGAAGACCGGACGTTGTCGCGTGCTGATCGCTGCCGGCTGCCTGGCCCAACGGTATCAAGGAGACTTGTTGAAAGAGTTACCGGAGTTAGACGGGGTCGTTGGCACCGGTGAATTCGGTAAGATCGCGGATATTTGCCGCGATCTATTGGCCCCCAAGAAACGACACAAACGACTCTGGATCAGTCAACCTCCCTATCTGTACGACGAACTGGCTCCCCGTCTCAGACTCGGCAAACAGCACAGCGCCTACGTCAAAATCGCCGAAGGCTGCAATCGCAACTGTACGTTCTGCGCGATCCCGTTGATGCGTGGAAAGCAACGCAGCCGACCGGTGGAATCTATCGTGGCAGAAGCACGCCAGCTTGCTGCCGAAGGAGTCAAGGAGATCAACCTCATCTCGCAAGACACCATGAACTATGGTGTCGATCTCGGTCTTCGCCAAGGCCTCGTGTCACTCCTTCGTGAATTGGTCAAAGTGGATGGCCTCCAATGGATCCGACCTTTTTATCTGTATCCCCAACAAGTCACGGATGAGCTGCTGGACCTCTATGCCGGGGAAGACAAGATTACCAAGTACATTGATATGCCGCTCCAGCACATTAATGATCGGATGCTTACCCGGATGCATCGCCTAGGAAATCGCACAACCATCGAATCACTCGTCGATCGTATCCGAACCCGTATCCCCGGAGTCACCTTCCGAACGGCGTTCATTGTCGGCTTCCCTGGAGAAACCGAGGCTGCGTTCACCGAGCTGCGCACATATGTGGAACAGGCGGAGTTCGACCGAGTCGCAGTATTTGTGTATTCAGATGAGGACGATACCCCGGCAGCCGAGTTAGATGACAAAGTCGAGCAGGACGTGATGGAAGACCGTCGTAATATGATCCTCTCCGCCCAGGAAACGATTGCCGCTTCAAAAGGGAGGGCTAGAATCGGCTCGATCCTCGATGTGCTGATTGATGGGCGATCTGAAGAGACAGAGGGCGTTCTCGAAGGGCGTCATGAAGGGCTTGCTCCTGAAATAGACGGCGTCGTCTATGTCGACGAGGACTCAGCCGATGCCGGCGGCAAGACTTCGGAACCGGCACCTGGTGACTTCTGCAGAGTCGAGATCACCGACGCCGCGGGATTCGATCTCGTCGGACGCATCGTGACGACACCTGTCCACTGA